The Moorena producens PAL-8-15-08-1 genomic interval GTAGTCTACCCAATCAGATCGTGTGAAATTACTTTAGTAGTGTTATCGGTAGAGTTATTGGTAGTGTTTCTAGTCCAGTAGTTATCGCTAGATAGTAATTATAGTTACCAAATCCCAATTTCCCTATACCAATAACCCTAAAAGAATTGCGATAATTTTTGTTCCCTTTTCCCTTTTCCCGTCTTGATGCAATAGCGAGTGGGGGAAACCCCCAAGACCGCGCTGCATCGCTACTCCCTACTCCCTATTCCCTGTTCCCTGTTCCCTGTTCCCTTTGGTTTAGCTTGACAATCCCCATCCTCCCAAAGCAGATATTAGTTATCTGATTTTAACTAGTCTATCAGTAATTTCTCAGATTGTTCTGTCAAAGTGATAATTAGTAATATTAATATAAATAATCCTACAAAGACTGATGAAGTTCCCCAGCCGTTTGCTGGAAAAATTCTTGAATAACTCCTACCATTATCTTGATTTACGTTCCCTACGGGTAAGACTAACCTTAGGAATTGCCGCTGTTTCAGCCTTAGGTATGGGGAGTTTGGCAATTTGGACCAGCTGGAAAATGCAGGATATTCTGGTTTCCACTCACAAACAGAGTATTAGTTATATTGCAGAGCGCTTCCCCCAGGATGTGGAAATCTATAGCGATATGGTTACCATGGAAACTGGAATGCAAAAAGCAATTGATAAACTCAGCAATAGTAACACCCTACTCTGGGTAAAGCATCCCAACAATGGTATTGTTGCTCAATCTGAAGCGCAAGAGGTGATTGAAACCCTGACGTCTCCAAAGTATTTGCCACAGATACCGCCCATGCCGGAAGTCTTGGAAGTAAATGGCAGCTACTGGGTGGTTTGCGGCACTACTTTGGAAGTAAAGCAATCCAATCTCGGGAAGTTTTACATTGCCCAAGACATTACTAGTGATCAAAAGATGTTTTTGCAGCTGATCCGGAGTCTGGGGATTGCTACAGCACTGGCTATTGGAGGGATGTGTATTGCGATCGCATTCTATATTAAGCGATCGCTCCAACCACTACAGATGATGAGTCAGCTAACTGAGAGTATTTCTGCGGATGATTTGGGAGATGTGCAAATACAGCTCGATAATGCTCCGACTGAAGTTAGAGAATTGGCACAAACCTTTGACGAAATGCTCGTGCGTCTGAATGATGCCTTAGAAAATCAACGGCAATTTGTTAGCAATGTATCCCATGAATTGCGCACTCCTTTAACCTTAGTCTCTGGCTATGTCCAAAGTACCTTACGTCGCGGTGCTAATTTGACTCCACCTCAGCGCGAAGCCCTAGAAATTGCTTCTTCAGAAGCTGACCGAACGGTGCAAATGTTGCAGGATTTACTGGATTTGGCACGAGCGGATAGTGGTCATATACACTTCAATCTAGAAACCTTTGTCCTAGATGACTTGGTTCAAGAGGTGGCTGAGATGGCAAGACAATATACGAAGCGAGTTATTAAGGTTGAGAGTAATAAACCTGGGATTTGGGTCAAAGCTGATATCAATCGCCTCAAACAAGTCTTACTGAATTTGATTGATAATGCCGTAAAATACTCTAGTGTCGATAAACCAGTCACCGTTAAGTTATCTCAGGTGGATGGCCGTGGCAGAATTGAGGTCTGTGATCGTGGTATTGGTATACCTTTAAAACAACAAGCCCGTATTTTCGACCGCTTCTATCGGGTCGATGAAACTAGAACTCGTTCTACTGGTGGCGCGGGTTTGGGTCTATCTATTGTCAGGACTTTGGTCGAGGGGATGGGGGGGAGTGTGAAAGTGCGATCGCAGTTAAACCAAGGCAGTATATTTACGGTTTGTTTACCGTTAAAGTGCTAGTAAATACTGCCGGGGATCGGGATTTTGGTATAGCTATTTTATAACCGGTAGGGTTTTCCAGGAGATGTTGCTATTTTACTATGGCAAGAGACAAGTATCATCAACTAGTAAAAGCAGCGCTAGTCAAGGAAAGATGGTTGATTACGGATGACCCCCTCATTGTAGAAGCTGGCAAACGTAAGATTCAAGTGGATTTGGGAGCTGAACGGTTAATTGCTGCTGAAAAAGATGGTGAAAAAATTGCTGTAGAAATAAAAAGCTTTATTGGTGTCTCAACGCTTCATGATTTTTACCAAGCTTTGGGGCAGTTTAGTTTTTATAAGTTTGCGCTTGAAAAAAAGATGCCTGAGCGAACATTATTTTTAGCGGTACCCCAGGTGCGCTTTCCGTTGGCGAATTAAATTCGCCACGGGTCGCACCTGATGATACCTATGACGATTTTTTCAAGGAAGACTTTATTATGGAAATACTGGCTCGCTATCAGGTGAAAATGTTGGTGTATCGGATAGATGAAGCAATTATTGAGCGATGGATAAAGTAGCGAAGTATAAGTCAATTGTTCGTCAAATCACCATCGAAACCGGGAAGCTGGGTGAGCGTCCTGATGATCAGGTTAAGAGTCAGATTATTTTAGATGATGAGAGGGGACACTACCTGCTTTATTTTAATGGATGGCGTGGCTCTAAACGAACTTACGGTTGTTATTTACATATTGATGTTAATAACGATGGGAAAGTTTGGGTACACTACGATGGCACTGATTTGCGTATTGCTGAGCAATTGGTAGAGCTATCAATTCCTAAATCAGATATTGTATTAGGATTTATCTCACCAATTAGGCGAGAAGATACCGGGTTTGCTATCAGCTAAGTCTTAGCATGTACAAATGGGTTCCCGTAGCCTGACAAGCGGGTCAATCGCGTTTACAGCCTTTGAATCTTGCCATGATCATGATTCGAGTGGCGGGGAAACTGCCACCAATGAAGCCATAGTAGGGTGGGCAAATCGACAGTATTCGAGTACTAATGGTCAGATTCACAGTATTTGCCCACCCTACCACTTCGTACGGAGCGAGATAATTGCACCACGGGATAGCCCACCCTACCCCGATTCTCCCGATTCATACCAAGCCATAGTAGGGTGGGCAAATCGACAGTATTCGAGTACTAATGGTCAGATTCACAGTAATTGCCCACCCTACCACTTCTCGCCGCCAGACCAAATGGTGATCAATTGCTCCACTACTATGAACCGATGAGTAGGGTGGGCAAATGGACTCGAATCGGTGAGGATAGG includes:
- a CDS encoding XisI protein; its protein translation is MDKVAKYKSIVRQITIETGKLGERPDDQVKSQIILDDERGHYLLYFNGWRGSKRTYGCYLHIDVNNDGKVWVHYDGTDLRIAEQLVELSIPKSDIVLGFISPIRREDTGFAIS
- a CDS encoding element excision factor XisH family protein, which translates into the protein MARDKYHQLVKAALVKERWLITDDPLIVEAGKRKIQVDLGAERLIAAEKDGEKIAVEIKSFIGVSTLHDFYQALGQFSFYKFALEKKMPERTLFLAVPQVRFPLAN
- a CDS encoding sensor histidine kinase, whose translation is MKFPSRLLEKFLNNSYHYLDLRSLRVRLTLGIAAVSALGMGSLAIWTSWKMQDILVSTHKQSISYIAERFPQDVEIYSDMVTMETGMQKAIDKLSNSNTLLWVKHPNNGIVAQSEAQEVIETLTSPKYLPQIPPMPEVLEVNGSYWVVCGTTLEVKQSNLGKFYIAQDITSDQKMFLQLIRSLGIATALAIGGMCIAIAFYIKRSLQPLQMMSQLTESISADDLGDVQIQLDNAPTEVRELAQTFDEMLVRLNDALENQRQFVSNVSHELRTPLTLVSGYVQSTLRRGANLTPPQREALEIASSEADRTVQMLQDLLDLARADSGHIHFNLETFVLDDLVQEVAEMARQYTKRVIKVESNKPGIWVKADINRLKQVLLNLIDNAVKYSSVDKPVTVKLSQVDGRGRIEVCDRGIGIPLKQQARIFDRFYRVDETRTRSTGGAGLGLSIVRTLVEGMGGSVKVRSQLNQGSIFTVCLPLKC